The genomic window CTTCCTTCCACAAAGCAGTACCTTCTGCGCCTTCTGCACTTTCTCGGGTGGCCCGACCTTCAGGTGACGTGATGCATCAGCACGACAGCGATCCGACGCGGCAGCAGGCCGGCGGTGCCACCGCCACCGTCCGCATCCTGCTGGTCGAGGACGACGAGGCGATCCGCAGATCCGTCGGGATGGCGCTGGACCGCTACGGCTACGAGGTGTCGGCGGCGCCCGACGGTCTGACCGGGCTGGAGATGTTCCGCGACGGGCAGCACGACCTGCTGCTGCTCGATGTCATGCTGCCCCACCTCGACGGCATCGGACTGTGCCGCAGGATCCGCGAGACGAGCCAGGCACCCGTCCTCATGATGTCCGCCCGCGGCGACTCTCTGGACGTGGTGGCGGGCCTGGAGGCGGGCGCCGACGATTACGTCGTCAAACCCGTGGACACCACCGTCCTGGTGGCGCGGATCCGCACCCTGCTGCGCCGGGCCACCTTCACCGGTCCCCCTCGAGCCGGCA from Streptomyces formicae includes these protein-coding regions:
- the cseB gene encoding two-component system response regulator CseB, with protein sequence MHQHDSDPTRQQAGGATATVRILLVEDDEAIRRSVGMALDRYGYEVSAAPDGLTGLEMFRDGQHDLLLLDVMLPHLDGIGLCRRIRETSQAPVLMMSARGDSLDVVAGLEAGADDYVVKPVDTTVLVARIRTLLRRATFTGPPRAGSRHSDDGAVLAFRNLSVDTRGLEVRVDGEPLALTPTELRLLLEFVAAPGIVLERQTLLRKVWDYGWDGDSRVVDLAVQRLRRKIGAENIETVRGFGYKFRR